A genomic region of Longimicrobiaceae bacterium contains the following coding sequences:
- the rpmB gene encoding 50S ribosomal protein L28: MAGFCAVCGKGPRSGNNVSHANNKTKRRWLPNLQSAHVVTDNGTRKRVRVCTSCISAGKIRKAG, encoded by the coding sequence ATGGCCGGCTTCTGCGCCGTCTGTGGCAAGGGCCCGCGCAGCGGGAACAACGTCAGCCACGCGAACAACAAGACCAAGCGGCGCTGGCTGCCCAACCTGCAGAGCGCCCACGTCGTGACCGACAACGGGACCCGCAAGCGCGTCCGCGTCTGCACGAGCTGCATCTCCGCCGGCAAGATCCGCAAGGCGGGGTGA
- the rplQ gene encoding 50S ribosomal protein L17, producing MRHANRGRKLGRTAEHREALLRNMAISLFRHGRINTTTEKAKELRPFAERLITLAKRGDLHARRLAARDIADRAVLVQLFDAIGPRFAERPGGYTRILKIGHRRGDGAELALIELVDRG from the coding sequence ATGCGTCATGCGAACAGGGGCCGGAAGCTCGGCCGGACCGCGGAGCACCGTGAGGCGCTGCTCCGCAATATGGCGATCAGCCTCTTCCGGCACGGCCGGATCAACACCACCACGGAGAAGGCGAAGGAGCTGCGGCCCTTCGCGGAGCGCCTGATCACGCTCGCGAAGCGCGGCGACCTGCACGCCCGGCGTCTCGCCGCCCGCGACATCGCGGACCGTGCGGTGCTCGTGCAGCTCTTCGACGCCATCGGCCCCCGCTTCGCGGAGCGGCCGGGCGGCTACACCCGCATCCTCAAGATCGGCCACCGCCGCGGCGACGGTGCGGAGCTGGCGCTGATCGAGCTGGTGGACCGCGGCTGA
- a CDS encoding DNA-directed RNA polymerase subunit alpha, translating into MELDLTGLQMPALPEQPRTGQIVLRPLERGFGHTLGNTMRRILLSSLRGAAVWAFRADGVLHEHQTIPGVVEDVHQIIRNLKALVLRMDEDVEEAVLELRASEAGAVTARSIRSHASVQVINPDHHILELQDDRELRIELYVNKGRGFVLAEQHALPRGMPADLVRIDAIYNPVTRANFVVEETRVGQRTDFDRLVLDVETNGAVDVRSAVQYASRLAIEHFSFLAGARPEWSEARQWGSDSAGVAAVGGDGRTAVPSRVKDLLSRPIEDLTELSVRSRNSLQKENIQTVRDLVQRTESQMLGIDNFGKKSLQEINEFLLGQGLRFGIRFEEGEDGSLWWVTEQPDVSGEGQDIGEEQTETDSEKE; encoded by the coding sequence GTGGAACTCGATCTTACCGGCCTGCAGATGCCGGCACTGCCGGAGCAGCCGCGCACGGGGCAGATCGTGCTCCGGCCGCTGGAGCGGGGCTTCGGCCACACACTCGGCAACACCATGCGGCGGATTCTGCTGTCGAGCCTGCGCGGCGCGGCGGTCTGGGCTTTCCGCGCCGACGGCGTCCTGCACGAGCACCAGACGATCCCGGGCGTGGTGGAGGACGTGCACCAGATCATCCGCAACCTCAAGGCGCTCGTACTGCGGATGGACGAGGACGTGGAGGAGGCGGTCCTGGAGCTGCGCGCCAGCGAGGCGGGCGCCGTGACCGCGCGGAGCATTCGCTCGCACGCCTCGGTGCAGGTGATCAATCCCGATCACCACATCCTGGAGCTGCAGGACGACCGTGAGCTGCGCATCGAGCTGTACGTCAACAAGGGCCGCGGCTTCGTTTTGGCGGAGCAGCACGCGCTCCCGCGCGGGATGCCGGCCGACCTGGTCCGCATCGATGCGATCTACAACCCGGTGACGCGCGCCAACTTCGTGGTCGAGGAGACCCGCGTCGGCCAGCGCACCGACTTCGACCGGCTGGTCCTGGACGTGGAGACCAACGGCGCGGTCGACGTTCGCTCCGCGGTGCAGTACGCGTCACGGCTCGCCATCGAGCACTTCAGCTTCCTGGCGGGGGCGCGCCCCGAGTGGTCCGAGGCGCGGCAGTGGGGCTCAGATTCCGCCGGGGTCGCGGCGGTCGGGGGTGATGGCCGCACCGCGGTTCCGAGCCGTGTGAAGGACCTGCTCAGCCGGCCCATCGAGGACCTGACCGAGCTGAGCGTCCGGAGCCGGAACTCGCTCCAGAAAGAGAACATCCAGACAGTGCGCGACCTGGTCCAGCGGACCGAGTCGCAGATGCTGGGGATCGACAACTTCGGAAAGAAGTCGCTGCAGGAGATCAACGAGTTCCTGCTGGGCCAGGGCCTCCGCTTCGGGATCCGCTTCGAGGAGGGGGAGGACGGCAGCCTGTGGTGGGTGACCGAGCAGCCGGACGTCTCCGGAGAGGGACAGGACATCGGCGAGGAACAGACCGAAACGGATTCCGAGAAGGAGTAG
- the rpsD gene encoding 30S ribosomal protein S4: MARYTGPVCKLCRREGQKLFLKGTKCFTEKCPIERRPYAPGQHGQAASRRRKASEYAHQLREKQKVKRIYGVSEKPFRTLFEKAAHQPGITGENLLVALESRLDNIVYRMGFGSSRKEARQIIRHRHVQVNGRLVDIPSFQVEPGDEVRVAPKSKDILPVQASLAAKTKPTTVGWLAVDEGTRTGRMVGRPTRADIPLAVQEQLIVELYSK; the protein is encoded by the coding sequence ATGGCCCGTTACACCGGACCCGTCTGCAAGCTCTGCCGCCGCGAGGGGCAGAAGCTGTTCCTCAAGGGCACCAAGTGCTTCACCGAGAAGTGCCCCATCGAGCGCCGTCCGTACGCCCCCGGGCAGCACGGGCAGGCCGCGTCCCGCCGCCGCAAGGCGTCGGAGTACGCGCACCAGCTGCGCGAGAAGCAGAAGGTGAAGCGCATCTACGGCGTCTCCGAGAAGCCGTTCCGCACCCTTTTCGAGAAGGCCGCGCACCAGCCCGGCATCACCGGTGAGAACCTCCTGGTGGCCCTGGAGAGCCGTCTCGACAACATCGTGTACCGGATGGGGTTCGGATCCTCCCGCAAGGAGGCCCGCCAGATCATCCGCCACCGGCACGTGCAGGTGAACGGCCGCCTCGTGGACATCCCGAGCTTCCAGGTGGAACCGGGCGACGAGGTCCGGGTCGCGCCGAAGAGCAAGGACATCCTCCCGGTCCAGGCATCCCTGGCCGCCAAGACCAAGCCGACCACGGTCGGCTGGCTCGCGGTGGACGAGGGGACGCGGACCGGCCGGATGGTCGGGCGTCCGACCCGTGCGGACATCCCGCTCGCTGTCCAGGAGCAGTTGATCGTCGAGCTCTACAGCAAGTAA